A stretch of the Ochrobactrum sp. BTU1 genome encodes the following:
- the rpoD gene encoding RNA polymerase sigma factor RpoD — protein MATKVKENEEAEVEREGATDGPLLDLSDDAVKKMIKLAKKRGYVTMDELNAVLPSEEVTSEQIEDTMAMLSDMGINVVEDDEQENDRDDNSDDDNEEGGDLVESTGTAVAATTTKKEPTDRTDDPVRMYLREMGSVELLSREGEIAIAKRIEAGRETMIAGLCESPLTFQAIIIWREQLNESNILLREIIDLETTYAGPEAKQAPIVERVEEEKPRDDKGPRRSRDDDDITNVGGDMPAEEEEEDEDEANLSLAAMEAELRPQVMETLDLIADTYRKLRKLQDQQVESRLAAAADLSSSQERRYKELKDQLIKAVKSLSLNQNRIEQLVEQLYDINKRLVQNEGKLLRLAESFGVRREEFLKEYQGHELDPKWVERVGTLAARGWKDFATKEERTIDRLRSEIQMLATETAISIGEFRRIVNQVQKGEREATIAKKEMVEANLRLVISIAKKYTNRGLQFLDLIQEGNIGLMKAVDKFEYRRGYKFSTYATWWIRQAITRSIADQARTIRIPVHMIETINKIVRTSRQMLHEIGREPTPEELAEKLAMPLEKVRKVLKIAKEPISLETPVGDEEDSHLGDFIEDKNALLPIDAAIQANLRDTTTRVLASLTPREERVLRMRFGIGMNTDHTLEEVGQQFSVTRERIRQIEAKALRKLKHPSRSRKLRSFLDS, from the coding sequence ATGGCAACGAAGGTTAAGGAAAACGAAGAAGCCGAAGTCGAGCGCGAAGGTGCGACCGACGGGCCGCTTCTCGACCTTTCTGACGATGCTGTCAAGAAGATGATCAAGCTCGCGAAGAAGCGCGGCTACGTCACTATGGACGAGCTGAATGCCGTGCTGCCTTCCGAGGAAGTGACATCCGAGCAGATCGAAGACACGATGGCCATGCTTTCGGACATGGGTATCAACGTCGTTGAAGACGACGAACAGGAAAACGATCGCGACGACAACAGCGACGACGACAATGAAGAAGGTGGCGATCTGGTCGAATCGACCGGAACGGCTGTTGCTGCCACCACTACCAAGAAAGAGCCGACTGATCGTACGGACGATCCGGTGCGCATGTATCTGCGCGAAATGGGTTCCGTCGAGCTTCTGTCACGCGAAGGCGAAATCGCCATCGCAAAGCGCATTGAAGCCGGTCGTGAAACGATGATTGCAGGGCTTTGCGAAAGCCCGCTGACATTCCAGGCGATCATCATCTGGCGTGAACAGCTGAATGAATCCAACATTCTGCTGCGTGAAATCATCGACCTTGAAACCACTTATGCCGGACCGGAAGCCAAGCAGGCTCCGATTGTCGAGCGCGTGGAAGAAGAAAAGCCGCGTGATGACAAGGGTCCGCGCCGTTCGCGTGATGACGACGACATTACCAATGTCGGCGGTGACATGCCTGCGGAAGAGGAAGAAGAAGACGAGGATGAAGCCAACCTGTCGCTGGCGGCTATGGAAGCCGAACTGCGCCCACAGGTCATGGAAACACTCGATCTGATCGCAGATACCTATCGCAAGCTGCGTAAGCTGCAGGACCAGCAGGTTGAAAGCCGTCTGGCTGCTGCCGCTGATCTGTCTTCCAGCCAGGAACGTCGTTACAAGGAACTGAAGGATCAGCTGATCAAGGCGGTTAAGTCGCTTTCGCTGAACCAGAACCGTATCGAACAGCTGGTTGAACAGCTTTACGACATCAACAAGCGTCTCGTTCAGAACGAAGGCAAGCTGCTGCGTCTGGCTGAATCGTTTGGCGTGCGTCGTGAAGAGTTCCTGAAGGAATATCAGGGTCACGAACTTGATCCAAAGTGGGTTGAGCGCGTCGGCACTCTGGCTGCTCGCGGCTGGAAAGACTTCGCCACGAAGGAAGAACGCACGATTGATCGTCTGCGTTCGGAAATTCAGATGTTGGCTACTGAAACCGCGATTTCGATTGGCGAATTCCGTCGCATCGTCAATCAGGTTCAGAAGGGCGAACGCGAAGCAACCATCGCCAAGAAGGAAATGGTGGAAGCCAACCTTCGTCTCGTTATCTCGATTGCCAAGAAGTACACCAATCGTGGCCTTCAGTTCCTTGATCTTATTCAGGAAGGCAATATCGGTCTGATGAAGGCGGTCGATAAGTTCGAATATCGCCGTGGTTACAAGTTCTCGACCTATGCGACCTGGTGGATCCGTCAGGCGATCACCCGTTCGATTGCCGATCAGGCCCGCACCATACGTATTCCGGTGCATATGATCGAAACGATCAACAAGATCGTTCGTACCTCGCGCCAGATGCTGCATGAAATCGGTCGTGAACCAACGCCGGAAGAATTGGCTGAAAAGCTGGCCATGCCGCTTGAAAAAGTGCGCAAGGTTCTGAAAATCGCCAAAGAACCAATTTCGCTTGAAACGCCAGTTGGTGATGAAGAAGATTCACACCTGGGCGATTTCATCGAAGACAAGAATGCGCTGCTGCCAATTGATGCGGCCATTCAGGCAAACCTTCGCGATACGACGACCCGCGTTCTCGCATCGCTTACACCGCGTGAAGAACGCGTGCTGCGTATGCGTTTCGGTATCGGCATGAACACTGACCATACGCTTGAAGAAGTCGGTCAGCAGTTCTCGGTAACGCGCGAACGTATCCGTCAGATTGAAGCGAAGGCACTGCGCAAGCTCAAGCATCCGAGCCGCTCGCGCAAGCTGCGTTCGTTCCTCGACAGCTAA
- the dnaG gene encoding DNA primase, whose amino-acid sequence MRFPPSFLDEIRDRVPISTLIGTRVSFDRKKSNPPKGDFWGCCPFHGEKTPSFHCEDRKGRYHCFGCGVTGDHFKFLTELEGASFPEAVERVADMAGVPMPARDPEMEKREAQRASLYDVMELAAQFFESQLQVAAGAKARAYLRDRGLSSATQQTFRIGYAPESRNALKEFLAGKGIAKDQIEACGLVVHGEGIAVSYDRFRDRIMFPIEDLRGRIVAFGGRALSADAPAKYLNSPETELFHKGRILYNGLRARKACQPQGGEPAKPIIAVEGYMDVIALAQAGIEQAVAPLGTALTEEQLELLWRISPEPILCFDGDGAGVRAAYRAADLALPTLQPGKSLRFAMLPEGQDPDDLVKAEGPSAFYSVLRDAKPLVDMVWTRETASGVYDTPERRAELEARLREITSRIANEDIRRHYSQEMRDRAQAFFGQRRQNNGGNTFNRGKDKARSPQQGRGGAAFGGRLSFSDSLTRSNMVKGRNAPLRETAIVLMLLNHPRLIEEDFETMAALDLEHDALKVLHLAMLDVLASNHVEDGYAMRKALVAAGHVELIETLEAVVRRTREWTATAQAAEDDVREALKQALHLHQRARTLHRELRAVEASLDSDETGEIFARLIDIQKQIAQAEATEALIDGFGLSSGRAPGSS is encoded by the coding sequence ATGCGTTTTCCGCCTTCCTTTCTCGATGAGATCCGAGATCGCGTGCCGATCTCGACGCTGATCGGAACGCGCGTTTCGTTTGATCGGAAAAAGAGCAATCCGCCGAAGGGTGATTTCTGGGGCTGTTGCCCGTTCCATGGCGAAAAAACGCCAAGCTTCCACTGCGAAGACCGTAAGGGACGTTACCACTGTTTCGGTTGCGGAGTAACCGGCGATCACTTCAAATTTCTGACCGAGCTGGAAGGTGCAAGCTTTCCTGAAGCGGTGGAGCGCGTCGCTGACATGGCCGGTGTGCCGATGCCCGCGCGCGATCCGGAAATGGAAAAGCGCGAAGCGCAGCGCGCATCGCTTTATGATGTGATGGAACTTGCAGCGCAGTTTTTTGAAAGCCAGCTGCAGGTTGCTGCAGGCGCAAAGGCGCGTGCTTATCTGCGCGATCGCGGACTTTCCAGCGCAACACAGCAGACTTTTCGCATTGGCTATGCGCCGGAATCGCGCAATGCGTTGAAAGAGTTTCTGGCGGGCAAAGGTATAGCGAAAGATCAGATCGAAGCCTGCGGTCTCGTTGTCCATGGTGAAGGCATTGCGGTTTCCTATGATCGTTTCCGTGATCGTATCATGTTCCCGATTGAGGATTTGCGCGGACGCATTGTCGCTTTTGGTGGTCGTGCGCTTTCGGCTGATGCCCCTGCAAAATACCTCAATTCACCGGAAACCGAGCTGTTTCATAAGGGCCGCATTCTTTATAATGGCCTCCGTGCACGCAAGGCGTGTCAGCCACAGGGCGGCGAACCGGCAAAGCCGATCATCGCTGTTGAAGGCTATATGGATGTGATTGCGCTGGCACAGGCGGGCATTGAGCAGGCCGTGGCGCCGCTCGGAACTGCACTGACAGAAGAGCAGCTTGAATTGCTCTGGCGCATCAGTCCTGAACCAATCCTCTGCTTTGACGGCGATGGCGCAGGTGTTCGTGCAGCCTATCGTGCGGCTGATCTGGCATTGCCTACGTTGCAGCCGGGTAAATCGTTGCGTTTCGCCATGCTTCCCGAAGGGCAGGACCCGGACGATCTGGTGAAGGCAGAAGGTCCGTCAGCGTTTTATTCCGTTTTGCGTGATGCCAAACCGCTGGTCGATATGGTCTGGACGCGTGAGACTGCCAGCGGCGTTTACGACACCCCGGAGCGCCGTGCGGAACTGGAAGCGCGTTTGCGCGAAATCACCAGCCGCATCGCAAATGAGGACATTCGGCGCCATTATAGCCAGGAAATGCGTGACAGAGCTCAGGCATTTTTTGGGCAGCGACGGCAAAATAATGGCGGAAATACGTTTAATCGTGGCAAAGATAAGGCGCGAAGCCCTCAGCAAGGTCGCGGCGGTGCTGCCTTTGGCGGTCGTCTGTCGTTTTCTGACAGTCTGACGCGCTCCAACATGGTCAAAGGCCGCAACGCGCCGCTGCGCGAAACGGCAATCGTTTTGATGCTGCTTAACCATCCTCGTCTGATCGAAGAAGATTTTGAGACGATGGCCGCACTTGATCTTGAGCACGATGCTTTGAAGGTATTGCATCTGGCAATGCTGGATGTGCTGGCCTCCAATCATGTTGAAGATGGCTATGCGATGCGCAAGGCGCTGGTTGCGGCGGGGCATGTCGAATTGATCGAGACGCTTGAAGCTGTTGTCAGGCGCACCCGCGAGTGGACGGCCACGGCGCAGGCCGCCGAGGATGATGTTCGTGAAGCCTTAAAACAGGCGCTTCACTTGCATCAGCGGGCGCGCACCCTACATAGGGAGTTGCGCGCTGTCGAAGCATCGCTTGATAGTGATGAAACGGGTGAAATTTTCGCCCGACTTATTGATATTCAGAAACAGATTGCTCAGGCAGAAGCAACCGAAGCCCTCATTGACGGGTTTGGACTTTCATCGGGACGCGCACCGGGAAGTTCGTGA
- a CDS encoding Na/Pi cotransporter family protein, with the protein MNGSLVLLHLAGAVALLLWATRMVRTGVERAYGDRLRRRLRNQMQNPLLAIAFGLVMAIALQSSTAVTLLVGSFVGSGIVSGVAGLMAVRGGELGSALVVKILSYDLTLLVPLCLVSGTAIFMTTERRDWRQIGRILVGIGLLIMSLEMTGQATEPLRQSELLPIIVDYLSSDPVTTYLLAALMTWLFHSSIAGVILLTTFASRGLITPELAVIMVLGVNLGSSIIAPILTRNAPPETRVVPLGNLLMRGAGSMIMLVLFESFKPSLGFLGGDPVSQVVNAHILFNVIIMLAGIPLSGLVLRATEALVHLNSDKNAPVQPIEVEEYSALDNAVLDRPSQALANATREVVGVCDTIEVMLRRIIDLYEKPDQARINELAALDDRVDKKHAAIKLYLTRLASKDLDEFEALRMQELMGACVKLEQVGDIIVRNMLAHVQKKMDHNLEFTEEGWKELSHFHAMVLANAHMAFNVIVSRDGRTARLLVQEKDNLRDLEKQTSMRHFSRLREGSTRSIETSTIHLDTIRDLKQINSLLASMAYPVLEEQGLLSATRLKTAKQS; encoded by the coding sequence ATGAACGGTTCTCTTGTCCTTTTGCATCTTGCTGGTGCTGTTGCTCTCCTTCTTTGGGCGACCCGCATGGTGCGAACGGGTGTGGAGCGCGCCTATGGTGATCGGCTACGCCGTCGTCTGCGCAATCAGATGCAGAACCCGCTGCTGGCGATAGCCTTCGGCCTTGTCATGGCAATTGCCCTGCAAAGTTCCACCGCAGTCACACTTTTGGTCGGCTCTTTTGTCGGATCAGGCATTGTGAGCGGCGTTGCGGGCTTGATGGCTGTGCGCGGTGGCGAACTTGGATCGGCGCTTGTCGTCAAGATCCTGAGCTATGATCTGACCTTGCTTGTGCCGCTCTGCCTTGTTTCGGGCACCGCCATTTTCATGACCACCGAGCGACGGGACTGGCGCCAGATTGGCCGCATCCTCGTCGGCATCGGCCTGCTCATCATGTCTCTGGAAATGACAGGACAGGCCACCGAGCCGCTGCGTCAGAGCGAGCTACTGCCAATTATCGTAGATTATCTCTCCAGCGATCCGGTGACGACTTATCTTCTGGCCGCACTGATGACCTGGTTGTTCCATTCGAGCATTGCAGGCGTCATCCTGCTGACCACATTCGCGTCCCGGGGACTAATCACGCCGGAGCTTGCAGTTATCATGGTGCTGGGTGTCAATCTCGGCTCGTCCATTATTGCCCCAATTCTGACCCGCAACGCGCCACCCGAAACTCGCGTCGTCCCGCTCGGCAATTTGCTGATGCGCGGTGCAGGTTCGATGATCATGCTGGTGCTGTTTGAAAGCTTCAAGCCTTCGCTCGGTTTCCTCGGCGGCGACCCTGTCTCGCAGGTAGTCAACGCGCATATCCTGTTCAATGTCATCATCATGCTTGCGGGCATTCCATTGTCTGGCCTGGTTCTGCGAGCAACAGAAGCATTGGTGCATCTCAACTCGGACAAGAATGCCCCCGTTCAGCCAATCGAGGTCGAAGAGTACAGCGCGCTCGATAATGCCGTTCTTGACCGCCCTTCGCAGGCGCTTGCCAATGCAACGCGCGAAGTTGTGGGCGTCTGCGACACGATTGAAGTAATGCTGCGCCGCATTATCGACCTTTACGAGAAGCCGGATCAGGCCCGCATTAATGAACTCGCAGCACTCGATGATCGGGTCGACAAGAAACATGCGGCGATCAAGCTTTATCTCACCAGGCTTGCAAGCAAGGATCTTGATGAGTTTGAAGCACTCCGTATGCAGGAGCTGATGGGTGCCTGCGTCAAGCTCGAACAGGTAGGCGACATCATCGTCCGCAACATGCTTGCGCATGTGCAAAAGAAGATGGACCACAATCTCGAATTCACCGAGGAAGGCTGGAAGGAGCTGAGCCACTTCCATGCCATGGTGCTGGCCAACGCGCATATGGCTTTCAACGTGATTGTTTCGCGTGATGGTCGCACGGCGCGCCTGTTGGTTCAGGAGAAAGACAACCTGCGCGATCTCGAAAAGCAGACGAGTATGCGTCACTTCTCGCGCCTTCGCGAAGGCTCAACGCGCAGTATCGAAACAAGCACCATCCATCTCGACACCATTCGCGATCTCAAGCAGATCAATTCATTGCTGGCATCGATGGCATATCCGGTTCTCGAAGAACAAGGACTGCTCAGTGCAACCCGCTTGAAGACAGCGAAACAAAGCTAA
- a CDS encoding GatB/YqeY domain-containing protein → MLRQEISQALTNAMKAQDKLRLSTLRLIMAAVKDRDIANRGAGKDPVGDEELLGILGKMVKQREESARIYEEGNRIELAEGERQEIAILNDFLPTQMSDDEIKTACETVIADIGAQGLRDMGKVMAALKERYAGQMDFTKASALVKTLLQ, encoded by the coding sequence ATGCTTCGCCAGGAGATTTCTCAGGCACTTACCAATGCAATGAAGGCACAGGATAAGCTGCGCTTGTCGACACTGCGTCTGATTATGGCTGCGGTTAAGGACCGTGACATTGCTAATCGCGGCGCTGGCAAAGATCCGGTTGGCGACGAGGAACTGCTTGGCATTCTCGGAAAGATGGTCAAGCAGCGCGAAGAATCCGCGCGCATCTATGAAGAAGGCAATCGTATTGAGCTCGCTGAAGGCGAACGTCAGGAAATTGCGATCCTCAATGATTTCCTGCCAACGCAGATGAGCGATGATGAGATCAAGACGGCTTGTGAAACGGTTATTGCAGATATCGGTGCGCAGGGCCTTCGCGATATGGGCAAGGTCATGGCCGCATTGAAAGAACGCTATGCAGGCCAGATGGACTTCACCAAAGCCAGCGCTCTGGTGAAGACACTGCTTCAATAG
- the carA gene encoding glutamine-hydrolyzing carbamoyl-phosphate synthase small subunit has translation MTEATSKTAPWTTTKRTAILVLADGTVIEGQGLGATGAIEAEVVFNTALTGYEEILTDPSYAGQIVTFTFPHIGNVGANAEDIEDLTPANRYGAVGAIFKADITTPSNFRSSEDLNTWLKNRGVIALAGIDTRALTSLIRERGAQNAVIAHDPEGKFDIDALKARAANWSGLENLDLAKDVTIGQSLTWDQTPWTLGEGYSEQADNQYHVVALDFGVKRNILRLLSGLGAKVTVLPATATAEDVLAYNPDGIFLSNGPGDPAATGEYAVPTIQKLVDSELPVFGICLGHQMLALALGAKTEKMHQGHHGANHPVKDYTTGKVEIVSMNHGFAVDSDSLPDHVEETHVSLFDGTNCGLRVIGKPVFSVQHHPEASPGPQDSHYLFRRFINLIREKKGEALLPEREEAA, from the coding sequence ATGACCGAAGCCACATCGAAAACCGCACCCTGGACGACGACCAAGCGAACCGCCATTCTGGTTCTGGCAGACGGAACCGTTATCGAAGGTCAGGGCCTTGGCGCAACCGGCGCGATTGAAGCAGAAGTGGTCTTCAACACCGCCCTCACCGGTTATGAAGAAATCCTGACCGATCCATCCTATGCCGGACAGATCGTGACCTTCACCTTCCCGCATATCGGCAATGTCGGTGCGAATGCTGAAGACATCGAAGACCTGACGCCAGCCAATCGCTACGGCGCAGTCGGCGCGATCTTCAAGGCAGACATCACAACGCCTTCGAACTTCCGTTCATCGGAAGACCTCAACACCTGGCTCAAAAACCGCGGCGTCATCGCGCTCGCCGGCATCGATACCCGCGCCCTCACATCGCTGATCCGTGAGCGCGGCGCGCAGAATGCCGTCATCGCACATGATCCTGAAGGTAAGTTCGACATCGACGCTCTCAAGGCCCGCGCTGCAAACTGGAGCGGTCTGGAAAATCTCGATCTGGCAAAGGATGTCACCATCGGTCAGAGCCTGACCTGGGACCAGACCCCGTGGACACTGGGCGAAGGCTATAGCGAACAGGCCGACAACCAGTATCATGTCGTAGCACTCGACTTCGGCGTGAAGCGTAACATTCTGCGTCTGCTTTCCGGCCTCGGCGCGAAGGTCACGGTTCTGCCTGCAACCGCTACTGCAGAAGATGTACTGGCCTATAATCCAGACGGCATCTTCCTTTCGAACGGTCCTGGCGATCCGGCTGCCACCGGTGAATATGCTGTGCCAACGATCCAGAAGCTGGTTGATAGCGAACTGCCTGTTTTCGGCATCTGCCTTGGACACCAGATGCTGGCACTGGCACTCGGCGCTAAAACCGAGAAGATGCATCAGGGCCATCACGGCGCAAACCATCCGGTCAAGGATTACACCACCGGTAAGGTTGAGATTGTTTCGATGAACCACGGCTTCGCGGTCGATTCCGACAGCCTGCCAGACCATGTAGAAGAAACGCATGTATCGCTGTTCGACGGCACCAATTGCGGCCTGCGCGTCATCGGCAAGCCGGTGTTCTCCGTACAGCACCATCCGGAAGCTTCTCCCGGCCCGCAGGATAGCCACTATCTCTTCCGTCGCTTCATCAATCTGATCCGCGAAAAGAAGGGCGAAGCTCTTCTGCCAGAACGCGAAGAGGCTGCGTGA
- a CDS encoding zinc metallopeptidase, whose protein sequence is MRWQGRRQSDNVEDVRGQQSGGLGGGFGRGGGMGGGPGFRIVRGGGISGILILVVMFFVLRAIGIDPLPFLFGDGSIQSTQTQQSSGRTPAEGGKVANDEATQFARTILAETEDTWSGIFQSRGQTYTPPTMVLFSDGVRSACGMASAASGPFYCPGDRKLYIDLTFFNELATKFGASGDFANAYVIAHEVGHHVQNLLGILPRFNQMRQQMSQAQANQMSVRVELQADCFAGVWGYYTNQKGILEAGDLEEAINAAHQIGDDTLQKRSQGYVVPESFNHGTSAQRAKWFQRGFQSGKIESCDTFSGDV, encoded by the coding sequence ATGCGTTGGCAAGGCCGTAGACAAAGCGATAATGTTGAGGATGTGCGTGGACAACAAAGTGGCGGCCTCGGCGGCGGCTTTGGTCGCGGTGGCGGCATGGGCGGCGGACCGGGCTTTCGCATCGTTCGCGGCGGCGGCATTTCCGGTATTCTCATTCTCGTTGTGATGTTCTTCGTGTTGCGTGCAATTGGCATTGATCCACTGCCATTCCTGTTTGGTGATGGCAGTATCCAGTCCACGCAGACGCAGCAGAGCAGTGGTCGCACGCCCGCTGAGGGCGGCAAGGTCGCCAATGACGAGGCGACACAATTTGCTCGCACCATTCTCGCTGAAACCGAAGATACATGGAGCGGAATTTTCCAGTCGCGCGGGCAGACATACACACCGCCGACGATGGTTTTATTCTCAGACGGTGTTCGTTCAGCCTGCGGTATGGCTTCGGCGGCTTCGGGGCCATTCTACTGCCCCGGTGATCGTAAGCTTTATATCGATCTGACTTTCTTCAATGAACTGGCCACTAAGTTCGGTGCATCGGGTGATTTCGCCAATGCCTATGTTATTGCGCATGAGGTCGGCCACCATGTTCAGAATCTGCTCGGCATCCTGCCGCGCTTCAACCAGATGCGTCAGCAGATGAGTCAGGCTCAGGCCAACCAGATGTCAGTTCGCGTCGAATTGCAGGCCGATTGTTTTGCTGGCGTCTGGGGATATTACACAAACCAGAAGGGCATTCTGGAAGCTGGCGATCTTGAAGAAGCGATCAATGCTGCGCACCAGATTGGTGACGATACGCTGCAAAAGCGCAGCCAGGGCTACGTCGTTCCTGAAAGCTTCAATCACGGAACGTCTGCACAGCGCGCCAAGTGGTTCCAGCGCGGTTTTCAGAGCGGCAAGATCGAATCCTGCGATACTTTTAGCGGCGATGTTTGA